A portion of the uncultured Bacteroides sp. genome contains these proteins:
- a CDS encoding efflux RND transporter permease subunit, with amino-acid sequence MTNNKRTVSSFTLIVTFICVALVGLALIPLLPVKLNPSRTLPGFTVQFGMAGTSSRVVEMEATAKLEAMLARIKGIKNINSTSGNGWGQITVELDKHVDVDAARFEASTIVRQTWAQLPQGVSYPYIRMKQPDEDASRPFMSFTLNAPSTPILIQQYAEDHIKARLAQILGVYQIELNGATPMEWRLEYNSDQLSRLGITIADIRQAIYRYYQKSFLGTYDAETVPGNKQWIRLALVPEHDGSSFDASQIQVSYSEGKLIRLDELVTVERVEEAPQSYFRINGLNSIYLSITAEETANQLQLSGLIMQKMHEIERVLPAGYEIHTSYDATEFIRAELDKIYFRTGLTILILLAFVLMITLNLRYLFLIITSLSVNIAIAIIFYYLFGLEMQLYSLAGITVSLNLVIDNTIVMADHILHRRNLKAFISVLAATLTTMGALVIIFFLDEKIRLNLQDFAAVVIVNLAVSLFVALFFVPAMIDKIHLKKNHSRTFLARRLPFFRRNSLFVKRIIVHFTRIYSALIRFLCRWKVTVCLILILLFGLPLFLLPERIEGEGKMAEVYNKTIGSLFYKETVKPVTDKYLGGSLRLFAQKVYEGSYFTRNEEVVLYANANLPNGSTLEQMNTLMKRMETYLSEFKEIKQFQTSIYNAQRATISIYFSKEHQNSGFPYTLKANIVSKALELGGGSWGVYGLQDQGFSNDVREGAGSFRVKMYGYNYDELYHWAEKLKERLLEHRRIKEVFINSEFSWWKDDYQEFFFDLNKAKMAQQDVQASTLFNAISPIFGKNIECGSVVTDNGIEQIKLSSRQSGEYDIWTMQNYPYGDDGQRYKLSELADIGKGQMPQEIAKENQQYRLCLQYEYIGSSEQGNKILKKDLEEFNKELPMGYSAESESNDWSWGKKENKQYFLLLVVIAIIFFITSILFNSLRQPLIILFIIPISYIGVFLTFYWFKLNFDQGGFASFILLCGITVNASIYVLNEYNGIRRQHPSMRALHAYTKAWNAKATPIFLTILSTILGFVPFMVGTEKEAFWFPLAAGTIGGLVMSVVGVFLLLPVFTLAKREVRSSK; translated from the coding sequence ATGACTAATAATAAAAGAACTGTTTCGTCTTTTACTCTAATTGTAACATTTATTTGTGTTGCATTGGTGGGGTTGGCACTGATACCTCTACTGCCTGTTAAGTTGAACCCTTCACGAACGTTACCGGGTTTCACGGTACAATTCGGCATGGCGGGTACATCTTCTCGTGTCGTAGAAATGGAGGCTACAGCCAAGCTGGAGGCGATGCTGGCCCGTATTAAGGGCATTAAAAATATCAATTCTACTTCGGGCAATGGATGGGGGCAGATCACAGTTGAACTGGATAAGCATGTTGATGTAGATGCGGCTCGCTTTGAAGCTTCCACTATTGTCAGGCAAACATGGGCGCAATTGCCTCAAGGGGTTAGTTATCCATATATTCGAATGAAGCAACCCGATGAAGATGCTTCGCGGCCATTTATGTCGTTTACTTTAAATGCTCCGTCTACTCCAATTTTGATTCAGCAATATGCGGAAGATCATATAAAGGCACGCTTGGCACAGATACTGGGTGTTTATCAAATTGAATTGAATGGAGCTACTCCTATGGAGTGGAGGCTGGAGTATAATAGTGATCAACTTTCTCGCTTGGGGATAACTATTGCAGATATTCGACAAGCTATTTATCGCTATTATCAAAAGTCTTTTTTAGGAACGTATGACGCTGAAACGGTTCCAGGCAATAAACAATGGATACGGTTGGCTTTAGTGCCCGAACATGATGGGTCATCCTTTGATGCGTCTCAAATTCAGGTTTCTTATTCAGAGGGTAAGCTGATACGACTTGATGAATTGGTTACGGTAGAGCGAGTAGAGGAGGCTCCACAAAGTTATTTCCGCATCAACGGATTAAATTCTATTTATCTGTCTATTACAGCAGAAGAAACAGCTAATCAATTGCAGTTAAGTGGTTTAATCATGCAGAAGATGCACGAGATAGAGCGTGTTTTGCCTGCAGGATATGAGATTCATACAAGTTACGATGCTACCGAATTTATTCGTGCTGAGCTGGATAAAATTTATTTTCGTACGGGACTTACTATTTTAATTTTATTGGCGTTCGTTCTAATGATTACTTTGAATCTGCGCTATCTGTTTCTTATTATCACCAGTTTAAGCGTAAACATTGCCATCGCTATTATTTTCTATTACCTCTTTGGGCTGGAGATGCAACTCTATTCGCTGGCTGGCATCACCGTCTCACTCAATCTGGTGATAGATAACACAATTGTGATGGCTGATCACATCTTGCATCGCCGTAATCTGAAAGCTTTTATCTCTGTATTAGCGGCCACACTTACTACTATGGGTGCTTTGGTTATTATCTTCTTTTTGGATGAAAAAATACGGCTGAACCTTCAAGATTTTGCAGCGGTTGTGATCGTCAATCTGGCAGTTTCACTTTTTGTCGCTTTATTCTTTGTTCCGGCTATGATCGATAAGATTCATCTTAAGAAAAACCATTCTCGCACCTTCTTGGCTCGACGACTTCCTTTTTTTCGACGAAATTCTTTATTTGTGAAACGGATTATTGTGCATTTCACTCGGATCTATAGTGCGCTGATACGATTCTTATGTCGCTGGAAGGTGACTGTTTGTTTAATTCTTATTCTGCTTTTCGGATTGCCGTTGTTCTTACTTCCCGAAAGAATAGAGGGAGAGGGGAAGATGGCGGAAGTATACAATAAAACGATTGGGAGTCTCTTTTATAAGGAGACTGTGAAACCTGTTACCGATAAATATTTGGGAGGTAGTTTAAGATTGTTTGCTCAAAAAGTATACGAAGGTAGTTACTTTACCCGAAACGAAGAAGTTGTGTTGTATGCCAATGCGAACTTGCCAAATGGCAGCACGCTCGAACAGATGAATACGCTGATGAAAAGAATGGAAACTTATCTGAGCGAGTTTAAAGAGATTAAACAGTTTCAGACATCGATATACAATGCCCAACGAGCTACCATTAGCATTTATTTTAGCAAGGAGCATCAAAATAGTGGTTTTCCGTATACACTGAAAGCAAACATTGTCAGTAAGGCTCTCGAATTGGGAGGTGGAAGTTGGGGAGTATACGGACTGCAAGATCAGGGATTTAGCAATGATGTGCGTGAAGGGGCCGGCTCTTTTAGAGTAAAAATGTATGGCTACAATTATGATGAATTGTATCATTGGGCAGAAAAATTGAAAGAAAGACTCTTGGAACATCGAAGAATAAAGGAGGTGTTCATTAACTCGGAATTCTCTTGGTGGAAAGATGATTATCAGGAATTCTTTTTTGATTTGAACAAAGCGAAAATGGCGCAACAAGATGTTCAGGCTAGTACATTGTTTAATGCAATCAGCCCTATATTTGGCAAGAACATAGAGTGTGGTTCTGTGGTAACCGATAATGGAATAGAACAAATAAAGCTATCTTCCCGTCAGTCTGGTGAATATGATATTTGGACTATGCAGAATTATCCTTATGGGGATGATGGTCAGCGGTATAAGCTCTCGGAACTGGCTGATATTGGTAAAGGACAGATGCCTCAGGAAATAGCTAAAGAAAATCAACAATATAGATTGTGCCTTCAATACGAATACATTGGTTCGTCTGAACAGGGGAATAAGATTTTGAAGAAAGATTTGGAAGAATTTAATAAAGAACTTCCGATGGGATACAGTGCTGAATCGGAGAGTAATGATTGGTCATGGGGCAAGAAGGAAAATAAACAGTACTTTCTATTATTGGTGGTTATTGCTATTATTTTTTTCATAACTAGTATCTTGTTTAACTCTTTGAGGCAGCCGTTGATCATTCTCTTTATTATACCCATTTCTTATATAGGAGTATTTCTCACTTTCTATTGGTTTAAATTAAACTTTGATCAGGGAGGCTTTGCTTCATTTATTCTTTTGTGTGGCATTACGGTAAATGCCAGTATTTATGTGCTCAATGAGTACAATGGTATTCGTCGGCAGCATCCGTCTATGAGGGCTTTGCATGCATATACCAAAGCATGGAATGCTAAAGCTACTCCAATCTTTCTCACAATTCTCTCTACTATACTTGGTTTTGTACCGTTTATGGTGGGTACAGAAAAAGAAGCTTTTTGGTTTCCTCTTGCTGCAGGCACAATCGGAGGATTAGTGATGTCTGTTGTGGGTGTATTCCTGCTTTTACCTGTTTTTACTCTTGCCAAAAGAGAGGTAAGATCCTCAAAATAA
- a CDS encoding TolC family protein, giving the protein MRRNFLRIAICLNFGCAAVPSLFAQTKIVLDLQRTIELANDSSLEAFRIRNLYLSGYWEYRTYKANRLPSLTLNATPAEYNKDITQRYDSENDVDVYRSQQSYYAYGNLSVKQNLDWTGGTFYVNSNLSYIRSFGATDATQFTSVPLRIGYSQSLLGYNAFKWDKRIEPLKYEKVKKQLIYNMEAVSEQATIYFFALAMADAKYKLAQDNVVSSDTLYRMGVQRHKIAAISQADLLTLKLDLVNARNTLQNTTISRKRAMFALASFLDMDKNTEIQLDLPGHPREILIIVDKALNLAKENNPDFLEWKQNVLEAQQALDKAKKESRFNASFNASVGYNQVANNFSDAYHRPMQQELVSVSFSVPLLDWGVSKGKRNMAHNNLEVVKTSSRQSEVTLEEEVIMTVNDFNIQQSLIASAEEALDLSILAYNETRQRFVIGKTDINSLTLSLNRQQEAQQNYISALQNYWLNYYKIRKLTLHDFASGFSLSEKFDYNLNSRW; this is encoded by the coding sequence ATGAGGAGGAATTTCTTACGTATCGCTATTTGCTTGAACTTTGGGTGTGCAGCTGTGCCTTCTCTTTTTGCTCAGACGAAAATAGTCTTAGATTTGCAACGAACGATTGAATTGGCAAATGATAGCTCACTGGAAGCTTTTCGCATCCGGAATCTTTATCTGTCAGGCTATTGGGAATATCGCACTTATAAGGCAAACCGCCTTCCTAGTCTCACTCTGAATGCTACTCCTGCTGAATATAATAAGGACATCACGCAGAGATATGACTCGGAGAATGATGTGGATGTGTATCGTAGTCAACAATCATATTATGCGTATGGTAATTTATCTGTTAAGCAGAATCTTGATTGGACGGGAGGTACTTTCTATGTGAATTCTAATCTTAGTTATATCCGCAGTTTTGGAGCCACGGATGCTACGCAATTTACCAGTGTGCCTTTAAGAATAGGCTACTCGCAGAGTTTGTTGGGTTATAATGCCTTTAAGTGGGATAAACGCATAGAACCTTTGAAATATGAGAAAGTGAAGAAACAACTTATTTATAATATGGAAGCCGTCTCCGAGCAAGCTACTATTTATTTCTTTGCTTTGGCTATGGCGGATGCAAAGTACAAATTAGCTCAGGATAATGTTGTCTCTAGTGATACTCTCTATCGGATGGGTGTGCAGCGCCATAAGATTGCAGCTATCTCCCAAGCGGACCTGCTAACTTTGAAACTTGATTTGGTGAATGCGCGTAATACTTTGCAGAATACAACCATTTCTCGTAAACGGGCTATGTTTGCGTTGGCTTCGTTTTTGGATATGGATAAAAATACGGAGATTCAATTAGATCTTCCCGGACATCCACGTGAGATTCTTATAATTGTAGACAAGGCGCTTAATTTGGCTAAAGAGAACAATCCTGATTTTTTGGAGTGGAAGCAGAATGTCTTGGAAGCACAACAAGCTTTGGATAAAGCAAAAAAAGAATCCCGTTTTAACGCTAGTTTTAATGCTAGTGTCGGCTATAATCAGGTAGCTAATAATTTTAGTGATGCATATCATAGACCTATGCAACAAGAACTGGTATCGGTTAGCTTTAGTGTTCCATTATTGGACTGGGGGGTAAGTAAAGGCAAACGTAATATGGCACATAACAACTTGGAAGTTGTGAAAACGTCTTCACGTCAGAGTGAGGTAACTCTTGAAGAGGAAGTGATTATGACGGTCAATGACTTTAATATTCAGCAAAGTCTCATTGCAAGTGCTGAAGAAGCTCTGGATTTGTCTATTTTAGCTTATAATGAAACTCGTCAACGCTTTGTGATTGGAAAGACGGACATCAATAGTCTCACGCTATCACTGAATAGGCAGCAGGAAGCTCAGCAAAATTATATATCAGCTTTGCAAAACTATTGGTTGAACTATTATAAGATAAGGAAGTTAACGTTGCATGACTTTGCCTCCGGTTTTTCTCTCTCCGAAAAGTTTGATTATAATTTAAACTCTCGTTGGTGA